The proteins below come from a single Drosophila suzukii chromosome X, CBGP_Dsuzu_IsoJpt1.0, whole genome shotgun sequence genomic window:
- the Mur2B gene encoding uncharacterized protein Mur2B isoform X2, whose amino-acid sequence MTHCLWSTMLALLALLSVATSRSVRQLPSAYSHPAVLPGGYYGQPPYAYPSPYGYGYQAPPPPPPVYSPYYDNVFGVYKSYPGGGYPVRFDYNNRCSRNYIGIKPHPDQQQYYYVCKPNCVIFSKCRDLESFSSSSGRCVQHIPQHSLDHSPPQCQKEGRFPHPHDCKVYYRCDKNRTQPWLFACPAGTIFSPVERKCLPGDQCPSTEISNSGSYIPQNCELKFPECAGEGTFRSPTDCALYYTCRLQDSGTYLQTRFKCPGSNSFDTERKLCRPRNEVDCFDYVPAPQPYYPPYQAPPLFEEDDYDTDTDDKEQQPALKSGGFERPSVNVVILPTKTTPTTTTTTERTTAYYKYDNYHSYDYSSHHNKKEEPSAESQKVEKAEALGRLKLSEHVVLLPTTQATTTTKLESSKETTKYQHKRYTYATESPKTKPALNGLHLSENIVVLPTTTTTTTTTTTTTTTPKPTVPTCPTIPTPSTTVTTPITSTTTTTTQSPKPTTQETSTVTEKTTTPTPKTTVVTTTTRKRSTTTDKSSPVTKTTKKATTITPKTTTSTEKPTTLKTTTVKTTTEKPTTTTQKTSTVTSTTKETTESSPKPTTSTETPTTTTKKVSTVTTTTEKPKTTTPNPTTTTQNTTPTTQKPTTVTTTTRRPTTTSQETSTSQKTTTNTTKPTTTTLKTTTRDTSTTKVTSTTTKPTTTTQKISTITTTQKPTTTTQKPTTVTTTTKKPITTTQKTSPVTTTTEVSTESSPKPTTSTKNPTTTTQKTSTITTTTQKPTTTTPIPTSTTQTTTTTTAKPTSVTTTTQKPTTTTPKTSTVTTTTQKTTEISTKPTTSTEKPTTTTRKRSTVTTTTQKPTTSTPKPTTTTQKPTTTTEVTTTTTLKPTTVTTTTQKPTTTTPKTSTVTTTTQKTTESSPKPITTTTITTTSQKPTTSTPKPTTTTTPKPTTVTTTTQKPITTTEKLSTVTSTTKQSTESSPKPTTSTKKPTTTTITTTSQEPTTSTPKPTTTTTPKTSTVTFTTRKPITTTPKTSTVTTSTTKTISTENPTTTTLIVSSTTSQKPTTSTPKPTTTVTPKTTTVTTTTQKSTTTTLKTSTVTTTSPKPSTSTVKPTTTTGKSTTVTATSSSIATTRNPTTIPAQNSTTTTELTTVTRPHCPDPDSTSVSSPEDYPTEKVPQLIVKVYEPIDLKIVFCPKSCDQDHDHKYDPADNYKKSNCSGGCDEEERIHKHVDIQWKPLELSDIAGFRNAV is encoded by the exons ATGACGCACTGCCTCTGGTCGACGATGCTGGCCCTCCTGGCCCTGCTCTCCGTGGCGACCAGTCGCTCGGTGCGCCAGCTGCCAAGTGCATATTCGCATCCGGCCGTGCTGCCCGGCGGATACTATGGACAGCCGCCCTACGCTTACCCCTCGCCCTACGGCTATGGGTACCAGGCGCCACCCCCACCGCCACCAGTTTACAGCCCCTACTACGACAACGTTTTCGGAGTCTACAAGAGCTACCCCGGCGGTGGATATCCCGTGCGGTTTGATTAT AACAATCGTTGCTCTCGGAACTACATTGGCATCAAACCCCATCCGGATCAGCAGCAGTACTACTATGTCTGCAAGCCGAACTGTGTGATATTCAGCAAATGTCGCGACCTTGAG AGTTTCAGTTCGAGCAGCGGACGCTGCGTGCAGCACATTCCCCAGCACAGTCTGGACCACAGTCCGCCGCAGTGCCAGAAGGAGGGCCGCTTTCCACATCCCCACGACTGCAAGGTGTACTACAGGTGCGACAAAAACCGGACGCAGCCCTGGCTTTTCGCCTGTCCCGCGGGCACCATTTTCTCGCCGGTAGAGCGCAAGTGTCTGCCCGGTGACCAGTGCCCCTCGACGGAGATATCGAACAGTGGCAGCTACATTCCACAGAATTGCGAGCTCAAGTTCCCCGAGTGCGCCGGCGAGGGCACCTTCCGCTCGCCGACGGACTGCGCCCTCTACTACACATGTCGATTGCAGGACAGCGGTACCTACTTGCAGACGCGCTTTAAATGCCCCGGCAGCAATAGTTTTGACACCGAGCGGAAACTGTGTCGTCCGCGCAACGAAGTCGATTGCTTCGACTATGTCCCGGCACCACAGCCATACTATCCACCCTATCAAGCGCCACCGCTCTTCGAGGAGGACGACTacgatacagatacagatgaCAAGGAACAGCAGCCTGCTCTTAAGTCGGGAGGGTTTGAAAGACCCTCGGTAAATGTGGTTATTCTGCCCACAAAGACCACACCAACGACCACAACCACAACGGAGCGCACCACTGCCTATTACAAATACGACAATTATCACTCATATGACTATTCTTCACATCATAACAAAAAAGAAGAACCGTCAGCAGAAAGCCAAAAGGTTGAGAAAGCGGAAGCCTTGGGCAGACTTAAGCTGTCTGAGCACGTTGTACTCCTGCCCACTACACAGGCGACTACGACTACCAAGCTTGAGTCCTCAAAGGAAACCACCAAGTATCAACACAAAAGATACACCTATGCAACTGAGAGTCCGAAAACCAAACCTGCATTAAATGGCTTGCACCTTTCGGAAAATATTGTTGTTCTGCCCACGACGACCACCACGACGACCACCACGACGACCACCACGACTACGCCAAAACCAACAGTTCCGACTTGCCCCACCATACCAACGCCAAGTACAACAGTCACGACTCCGATAACGTCTACGACTACAACCACTACTCAGAGTCCAAAACCAACGACTCAGGAAACCTCAACAGTTACCGAAAAAACTACCACACCGACTCCGAAAACTACTGTTGTGACAACGACGACTCGGAAACGAAGCACAACCACTGACAAATCGTCACCAGTTACTAAAACCACAAAAAAGGCAACAACAATTACTCCTAAAACCACAACAAGTACAGAAAAACCCACTACtctgaaaacaacaacagtgAAAACAACTACTGAAAAACCAACAACGACTACGCAGAAAACGTCAACAGTCACTTCTACCACCAAAGAAACGACAGAAAGTTCACCTAAGCCTACAACAAGTACCGAAACACCAACCACGACTACTAAAAAAGTCTCTACAGTAACTACGACTacagaaaaaccaaaaactaCTACTCCAAATCCTACAACAACCACACAGAATACCACACCGACAACTCAGAAGCCAACTACTGTGACTACCACTACGCGAAGGCCTACAACTACTTCTCAGGAAACCTCAACTAGCCAGAAAACAACAACGAATACTACCAAACCTACAACAACTACCCTGAAAACAACAACGAGGGATACGAGCACAACTAAAGTGACATCCACTACCACGAAACCTACCACGACAACTCAGAAAATCTCTACTATAACTACGACCCAgaaaccaacaacaacaacgcaAAAGCCAACTACAGTAACAACCACTACTAAAAAACCAATAACGACAACTCAGAAAACGTCACCAGTTACTACTACCACCGAAGTGTCCACAGAAAGTTCTCCGAAACCCACAACGAGTACGAAAAATCCTACCACTACTACTCAAAAAACCTCTACAATAACTACGACGACTCAAAAACCGACCACTACTACACCTATTCCAACTTCAACGacccaaacaacaacaacgacaactGCAAAGCCAACTTCAGTGACAACCACTACTCAAAAACCAACAACGACCACTCCGAAAACGTCAACAGTTACTACTACCACCCAAAAAACAACAGAAATTTCTACTAAGCCGACAACGAGTACCGAAAAACCAACGACGACTACTCGGAAAAGATCTACAGTAACTACAACCACTCAAAAACCGACCACTTCTACGCCTAAGCCTACAACGACTACTCAAAAACCTACAACCACGACCGAGGTAACAACAACGACGACTCTGAAGCCAACTACTGTGACAACCACTACTCAAAAGCCAACAACGACTACTCCGAAAACGTCAACAGTTACTACTACCACCCAAAAAACAACAGAAAGTTCTCCTAAGCCAATAACTACGACTACAATAACTACGACAAGTCAAAAACCGACAACTAGTACTCCAAAGCCTACAACAACGACGACTCCGAAGCCAACTACTGTGACAACCACTACTCAAAAACCAATAACGACTACTGAGAAATTATCAACAGTTACCTCTACCACCAAACAATCAACAGAAAGTTCTCCTAAGCCCACAACAAGTACCAAAAAACCAACTACGACTACAATAACTACGACCAGTCAAGAACCGACAACTAGTACTCCAAAACCTACAACAACGACGACTCCGAAGACATCTACTGTGACATTCACTACGCGGAAACCAATAACGACCACTCCGAAAACGTCAACAGTTACTACCTCCACCACGAAAACAATAAGTACCGAAAACCCAACCACTACTACTTTAATAGTCTCTAGTACGACCTCTCAAAAACCAACAACATCTACTCCGAAACCTACAACAACGGTCACGCCAAAGACAACTACTGTGACAACCACCACTCAAAAGTCAACAACGACCACTCTGAAAACCTCTACAGTAACCACGACCTCACCAAAACCAAGCACAAGTACAGTAAAACCGACCACTACTACTGGTAAATCGACAACAGTTACGGCAACAAGCTCGAGTATCGCCACCACGAGGAATCCTACAACCATTCCCGCGCAAAACTCCACCACCACGACTGAGCTGACCACTGTCACGCGACCGCACTGTCCCGATCCCGACTCCACCTCAG